In the genome of Thermoproteus tenax Kra 1, the window TGACTATCTCCTTCCCAAAAAGCGGGCTCGTCTGTTTGTCCTCGACCAATACAGCGTGGATCATGCCTACCTTGTATGCCGCAAAGCCCAACAAGGATGGCTTCCCCAGTTGCGGGTCGGGCCACGTCCTGACTCTAGGCACTATATCGCTGGCTCTCTTCCTCGGGTATACGCCCATCGAGCCGCGCCGCGGCCTATGTATCTTAAGGCCCATGGCGCCTTCTTTAGAGGGCTATTTAAAATTAAACAAGCGACAACCTTAAAGGTAGTAATCGGGGTCTGTGTTATGAAGAAGTGGGTGTGTTACGTCTGTGGGAAAGATATAGTCGAGGGCCAGATGTTCACGTTCACAAATAAAGGCCCAGTCCATCAAGCGTGTCTCCAGAGGGCCATCGCTCCAAAGCTCTACCAGAGCGCGACTGACGCGGCGTTGTTCGAGCTGTTGTCATTAGCCAACGAGGGTATAGTCAAAATAAAGAGCCTTGAGGAGCTGATCGCCGATGAGGAAGCGAAGAGGCTCGCGGCCGAGTTCAGGAAGAGTCTGGAGGGCTTCGCAGCCCGTCTGACCAACAAACTCGTCGAAAGGATCGGCGCCTAGAGGTCGAGGAAACCTTCCGGCGTTTTTATCTCGATCAACCCCCCTCTTCTGAGG includes:
- a CDS encoding DUF2175 domain-containing protein, which encodes MKKWVCYVCGKDIVEGQMFTFTNKGPVHQACLQRAIAPKLYQSATDAALFELLSLANEGIVKIKSLEELIADEEAKRLAAEFRKSLEGFAARLTNKLVERIGA